One genomic window of Cannabis sativa cultivar Pink pepper isolate KNU-18-1 chromosome 2, ASM2916894v1, whole genome shotgun sequence includes the following:
- the LOC115718626 gene encoding FACT complex subunit SPT16-like, whose amino-acid sequence MADHRNGNGQPPNGKATGAAYSIDLVKFSERLKTLYSHWNEHKSDMWGSSDVLAIATPPASEDLRYLKSSALNIWLLGYEFPDTIMVFMKKQIHFLCSQKKVSLLDVVKKPAKESLGIDVVMHVKAKNDDGSGLMEAIFGVIRAQSKDEGGNVVGHIAREVPEGNLLEMWADKLKNANFQLSDIANGLSDLFACKDKEELVNVKKAAFLTTNVMNNIVVPKLENVIDEEKKVTHSLLMNETEKAILEPSKASAKLKAENVDICYPPIFQSGGEFDLRPSAASNDELLYYDSASVIICAIGSRYKSYCSNVARTFLIDANPLQSKAYAVLLKAHDAAISELKPGNKISAAYQAAFSIVEKDAPELVPNLTKSAGTGIGLEFRESGLNLNAKNDRVVKAGMIFNVSLGFQNLQIQTTNPKKQNFSLLLADTVIVDKDKTEVVTSKSSKAVKDVAYSFNEDEEEDEKPKGNAEANGTEGYMSKTTLRSDNHEISKEELRRQHQAELARQKNEETARRLAGGGAGAGDNRNAARTSADLIAYKSVNDLPPPRDLMIQIDQKNEAVLLPVYGSMVPFHVATIRTVSSQQDTNRNCYIRIIFNVPGTPFSPHDANSSKYQGSIFLKEVSFRSKDPRHISEVVQQIKTLRRQVVARESERAERATLVTQEKLQLAGNRFKPIRLSDLWIRPVFGGRGRKLPGTLEAHLNGFRYSTTRQDERVDVMFANIKHAFFQPAENEMITLLHFHLHNHIMVGNKKTKDVQFYCEVMDVVQTLGGGKRSAYDPDEIEEEQRERDRKNKINMDFQNFVNRVNDLWGQPQFSGLDLEFDQPLRELGFHGVPYKSSAFIVPSSTCLVELIETPFLVVTLSEIEIVNLERVGLGQKNFDMTIVFKDFKKDVLRIDSIPSTALDGIKEWLDTTDIKYYESRLNLNWRQILKTITDDPQSFIDDGGWEFLNLEATDSESGQSEESDQGYEPSDVEVESESEDEASDSESLVESDEEEEEDTEEDSEEEKGKTWEELEKEASNADREKGVESDSEEERQRRKIKAFGKSRAPPPSRSAPSKRPKTRR is encoded by the coding sequence ATGGCTGATCATCGCAATGGAAATGGCCAACCTCCTAACGGGAAGGCCACTGGGGCTGCGTACTCTATTGATCTAGTCAAATTCAGTGAGCGATTGAAGACTCTTTATTCACATTGGAATGAACACAAATCTGACATGTGGGGTTCTTCTGATGTGCTTGCAATAGCTACTCCGCCAGCATCTGAGGATCTGCGGTATCTGAAGTCCTCAGCATTGAACATTTGGCTTCTGGGATATGAATTTCCTGATACAATTATGGTCTTCATGAAGAAGCAGATTCACTTTTTGTGCAGCCAGAAGAAGGTATCTTTGCTTGATGTTGTGAAAAAACCTGCAAAGGAGAGTCTTGGTATTGATGTTGTGATGCACGTGAAGGCAAAAAATGATGATGGAAGTGGACTCATGGAAGCTATATTTGGTGTCATCCGAGCTCAATCCAAGGATGAGGGCGGCAACGTGGTTGGACACATAGCTAGAGAAGTTCCCGAGGGAAATCTTTTGGAAATGTGGGCTGACAAGTTGAAAAATGCTAATTTCCAGCTTAGTGATATAGCAAATGGATTATCCGATCTGTTTGCTTGTAAAGACAAGGAAGAGCTTGTGAATGTTAAGAAAGCTGCCTTCTTGACTACTAATGTTATGAATAACATTGTGGTTCCGAAGCTTGAGAACGTCATTGACGAGGAAAAGAAAGTCACCCATTCTCTTTTGATGAATGAGACAGAGAAGGCTATATTGGAGCCTTCTAAAGCTAGTGCGAAGCTTAAGGCAGAGAATGTTGACATCTGTTACCCTCCTATTTTTCAAAGTGGTGGAGAGTTTGATTTGAGGCCTAGTGCTGCAAGCAATGACGAGCTACTTTACTATGACTCGGCTAGTGTTATCATATGTGCTATTGGATCCCGGTATAAGAGTTACTGCTCCAATGTTGCGAGGACATTCTTGATTGATGCCAACCCGCTTCAAAGTAAGGCATATGCGGTTCTTCTTAAGGCACACGATGCAGCTATCAGCGAGTTGAAACCAGGGAATAAAATCAGTGCTGCTTATCAAGCAGCTTTCTCAATTGTTGAGAAGGATGCTCCTGAATTAGTTCCAAATCTGACAAAATCTGCTGGGACAGGCATTGGTCTTGAATTTCGTGAGTCTGGGTTGAATCTTAATGCAAAAAATGACAGGGTAGTGAAAGCTGGCATGATCTTTAATGTGTCACTTGGTTTTCAGAATTTACAGATTCAAACCACTAACCCCAAAAAACAGAATTTTTCGTTGTTACTTGCTGACACAGTTATTGTCGACAAGGATAAGACAGAAGTAGTGACCAGTAAAAGTTCTAAAGCTGTCAAGGATGTGGCATATTCATTTAATGAGgacgaagaagaagatgaaaagCCTAAAGGGAATGCTGAGGCTAATGGTACTGAGGGCTATATGTCTAAGACAACTCTTCGGTCAGATAATCATGAGATCTCCAAAGAGGAGCTCCGCAGGCAGCACCAAGCAGAGCTTGCCAGACAGAAGAATGAAGAAACTGCCCGTCGACTTGCTGGCGGTGGAGCTGGTGCAGGAGACAACCGTAATGCTGCTAGAACTTCAGCGGACCTAATTGCCTACAAGAGTGTTAATGATCTTCCTCCTCCCAGAGATTTGATGATTCAGATTGACCAGAAGAATGAAGCTGTTCTGTTGCCTGTATATGGGAGTATGGTTCCTTTTCATGTTGCTACAATAAGGACAGTCTCCAGCCAACAAGATACTAATAGAAATTGTTatattagaattatttttaatgttcCTGGGACCCCTTTTAGTCCTCATGATGCAAATTCGTCAAAGTATCAGGGTTCGATTTTTCTTAAAGAGGTTTCTTTCCGCTCTAAGGACCCAAGGCATATAAGTGAGGTGGTACAGCAGATTAAAACACTTAGACGGCAAGTTGTTGCAAGGGAATCTGAGAGAGCTGAGAGGGCAACACTTGTTACTCAGGAGAAACTCCAGTTAGCTGGTAACAGATTCAAGCCAATCAGGTTATCTGACCTTTGGATTCGTCCTGTTTTTGGCGGTCGTGGAAGAAAGTTACCCGGTACCCTTGAAGCTCATTTGAACGGGTTTCGCTATTCTACCACTAGGCAGGATGAGCGTGTAGATGTAATGTTTGCGAATATTAAGCATGCTTTCTTCCAGCCGGCTGAGAATGAAATGATCACTCTCCTTCACTTTCATCTGCACAATCACATAATGGTGGGGAACAAGAAAACCAAAGATGTCCAATTCTATTGTGAGGTTATGGATGTGGTTCAAACTTTGGGTGGTGGAAAGAGGTCTGCTTATGACCCTGATGAGATTGAAGAGGAGCAGCGGGAGAGGGATAGGAAGAATAAAATCAACATGGACTTCCAAAACTTTGTGAATCGGGTGAATGATCTTTGGGGGCAACCTCAGTTCAGTGGCCTTGACCTTGAGTTTGATCAGCCTTTGAGAGAGCTTGGTTTCCACGGGGTACCCTATAAATCTTCAGCATTTATTGTTCCATCCTCAACTTGCCTAGTTGAACTGATAGAGACTCCTTTCCTTGTTGTGACTCTGAGTGAGATTGAGATTGTGAATTTAGAAAGAGTTGGCCTTGGGCAGAAGAATTTTGACATGACCATTGTTTTTAAGGACTTCAAGAAGGATGTTCTTCGTATCGATTCTATTCCTTCTACAGCACTTGATGGCATCAAAGAATGGCTTGACACGACAGACATCAAGTACTACGAGAGCAGGCTGAATCTAAACTGGCGACAAATATTGAAGACAATCACTGATGACCCACAGAGCTTCATTGACGATGGTGGTTGggaatttttgaatttggaaGCTACTGATTCAGAATCAGGGCAATCAGAAGAGTCTGACCAGGGTTATGAGCCATCTGATGTGGAAGTTGAATCAGAGTCCGAAGATGAGGCCTCTGACAGTGAGTCCCTGGTGGAGTCAgatgaggaggaggaggaggataCTGAAGAAGACTCAGAAGAAGAGAAGGGAAAGACGTGGGAGGAGTTGGAGAAGGAGGCGAGTAATGCAGACAGGGAGAAAGGTGTCGAATCCGACAGTGAGGAGGAAAGGCAAAGAAGGAAGATCAAAGCTTTCGGAAAGTCCAGAGCTCCTCCTCCTAGTAGATCTGCACCATCTAAGCGACCTAAAACAAGAAGATAG